The following coding sequences are from one Carassius auratus strain Wakin chromosome 15, ASM336829v1, whole genome shotgun sequence window:
- the LOC113114956 gene encoding osteocrin, whose product MLGCGCVLLSGLLTLTLFHCSAESLLLPQLRSEYVEPSVMEGRSVQRGQTEQKTSGAVNAKHLLHNQLVRLENDVIETKRKRSFPGSNTPLDRLSISTMDPKSNKQRKVVELPRRRVNIPIDRIGVGRLPSSRG is encoded by the exons ATGCTGGGCTGTGGATGTGTGCTGCTCTCTGGTCTGCTGACACTGACCTTGTTCCACTGTAGTGCGGAAAGCCTTCTTCTACCCCAATTAAGATCAGAG TATGTGGAGCCATCTGTCATGGAGGGTCGCAGCGTCCAGCGAGGCCAGACCGAGCAGAAGACCTCAGGAGCTGTGAACGCTAAACACCTCCTGCACAACCAGCTGGTCCGACTGGAGAACGATGTCATTGAGACAAAGAGGAAACGCAGCTTCCCGGGATCCAACACGCCTCTTGACCGTCTGTCAATCAGCACCATGGATCCCAAAAGCAACAAGCAGAG GAAGGTCGTTGAGTTGCCGCGGCGACGAGTCAATATTCCGATTGACCGGATTGGCGTAGGCCGTCTTCCCAGCAGCCGAGGATAG
- the LOC113114955 gene encoding mannan-binding lectin serine protease 1-like isoform X1, protein MELTRVIVILAQCVWPSWTQVIHLTDMYGTIKSPNFPESYPKEINQQWNITVADGYKIRLYFMHFNIEPSYLCEYDYLKVYSDSEELAVFCGKESTDTEQVPADNVIMSPRNVLSVAFRSDFSNEERYSGFEAHFSAVDVDECRDRNDEDLVCDHFCHNYIGGFYCSCRYGFLLHSDNRTCKVECNEKVYTERSGEITSADFPEPYPKSSNCTYRIELEEGFQITLEFDETFDIEDHPEITCPYDFIKINAGDKDFGPFCGEQSPGKIQTRSNIVNILFHSDSTGENLGWKLTYTSTGSECSPLAAPLNGNLEPLQSNYIFKDHITLTCDPGYSLRQGDKEFEHYQIECQRDGKWSSDVPLCKMVDCGPVDVVLGEVIFESSGNSTVFGSRIQYSCRDSPQVNNTYTCHQSGEWVSEDGTPLPTCLPGDFERTLSANAESQLPTPLESTPLACGEQSQFFPAHQKRIVGGRAASPGLFPWQVLLSVEDLSRVPEDRWFGSGALLSSTWVLTAAHVLRSHRRDLSVVPVASEHIRVHLGLTDIRDKHLATNRSVVKVILHPQFDPQNYNNDIALIKLSQEVVLSALIRPVCLPRPGVKGHVLMPLPNTLGIVAGWGINTANASASTSGLTSDLGTASELLQYVKLPVVPQDECEASYASRSVNYNITSNMFCAGFYEGGRDTCLGDSGGAFVTQDTRSGRWVAQGLVSWGGPEECGSQRVYGVYTRVANYILWLHRHMDVDRSW, encoded by the exons ATGGAGCTTACACG TGTCATTGTGATCTTGGCCCAGTGTGTATGGCCCTCGTGGACTCAAGTCATCCACCTCACAGACATGTATGGGACCATCAAGTCTCCAAACTTTCCTGAATCCTATCCGAAAGAGATAAATCAGCAGTGGAATATAACTGTAGCAGATGGATATAAAATCCGACTCTATTTTATGCATTTCAACATAGAGCCCTCATACTTATGTGAGTATGACTACTTGAAG GTATACTCAGACTCTGAAGAGCTGGCTGTGTTTTGTGGAAAAGAGAGTACAGACACAGAACAGGTTCCTGCTGATAATGTCATCATGTCCCCCAGAAACGTGCTCAGTGTGGCGTTCCGTTCAGACTTCTCTAATGAGGAACGATACTCTGGCTTTGAGGCTCACTTTAGTGCAGTTG ATGTAGATGAATGCAGAGACAGAAATGATGAAGATCTTGTCTGTGATCATTTCTGTCACAACTACATTGGAGGCTTCTACTGTTCTTGTCGTTATGGGTTCCTGCTTCATTCTGACAACAGAACTTGCAAag TTGAGTGTAATGAAAAGGTGTACACAGAGCGCTCTGGAGAGATCACCAGCGCTGATTTTCCTGAACCATACCCCAAGAGCTCTAACTGCACATATCGCATTGAGCTGGAGGAGGGTTTTCAAATCACTCTGGAGTTTGATGAGACCTTTGACATTGAAGACCACCCTGAAATCACCTGCCCCTATGACTTTATCAAA ATTAATGCAGGAGACAAGGATTTTGGCCCATTTTGTGGTGAGCAGTCACCAGGGAAGATCCAGACAAGAAGTAACATTGTCAACATCCTGTTTCACAGTGACAGCACTGGAGAGAATCTTGGCTGGAAACTCACTTACACCTCCACCG GTTCTGAATGCTCTCCTCTGGCGGCGCCCCTTAATGGGAACCTGGAGCCTCTGCAGTCTAACTACATCTTCAAAGATCACATTACGCTGACCTGTGACCCTGGATACTCACTGAGACAG GGTGATAAAGAATTTGAGCATTATCAGATTGAGTGTCAGAGGGATGGGAAGTGGAGCAGTGATGTCCCGCTGTGTAAAA TGGTTGACTGTGGTCCAGTGGATGTAGTACTGGGTGAGGTGATTTTTGAGAGCTCTGGAAACAGtactgtgtttggatccagaatcCAGTACAGCTGCAGAGACTCTCCCCAGGTCAACA ACACTTACACCTGTCATCAGAGTGGGGAATGGGTGAGTGAGGACGGGACGCCTCTGCCCACTTGTTTACCAG gAGATTTCGAAAGAACCTTGAGTGCCAATGCGGAATCTCAGCTTCCTACTCCACTAGAAAGCACTCCTCTTG CATGTGGTGAGCAGTCACAGTTCTTCCCAGCCCATCAGAAGCGAATCGTAGGTGGGAGAGCAGCATCTCCCGGTCTGTTCCCCTGGCAGGTTCTGCTCTCAGTAGAGGATTTGTCCCGTGTCCCTGAGGACCGCTGGTTTGGCAGCGGCGCTCTCCTCTCCTCCACTTGGGTTCTCACAGCCGCTCACGTTCTCAGATCACACCGCCGTGATCTTTCCGTTGTCCCTGTCGCTTCTGAACACATCCGAGTGCACTTGGGCCTCACAGACATACGGGATAAGCACCTGGCCACCAACCGGTCCGTAGTGAAAGTCATCCTCCATCCTCAGTTTGATCCTCAAAACTATAACAATGACATTGCCCTGATTAAACTCAGCCAGGAGGTGGTGCTGTCTGCGTTAATACGACCCGTGTGTCTACCAAGGCCTGGTGTAAAAGGTCATGTCCTGATGCCTCTGCCCAACACATTGGGTATAGTGGCTGGTTGGGGCATCAACACAGCCAACGCTTCTGCTTCCACAAGTGGCTTGACCTCAGATTTAGGCACTGCCTCCGAGCTGCTCCAGTATGTGAAACTCCCAGTTGTGCCTCAGGACGAATGTGAAGCTAGTTATGCATCACGCTCTGTCAACTACAACATCACCAGCAATATGTTCTGTGCTGGCTTCTACGAGGGCGGTCGGGACACCTGTTTGGGGGACAGTGGGGGAGCGTTTGTCACCCAGGACACCCGCAGTGGGAGATGGGTGGCACAAGGACTGGTGTCCTGGGGCGGACCAGAGGAATGTGGCAGTCAGAGGGTGTATGGTGTGTACACTCGGGTGGCAAACTACATCCTCTGGCTACACAGGCACATGGATGTGGACCGCTCATGGTGA
- the LOC113114955 gene encoding mannan-binding lectin serine protease 1-like isoform X2: MELTRVIVILAQCVWPSWTQVIHLTDMYGTIKSPNFPESYPKEINQQWNITVADGYKIRLYFMHFNIEPSYLCEYDYLKVYSDSEELAVFCGKESTDTEQVPADNVIMSPRNVLSVAFRSDFSNEERYSGFEAHFSAVDVDECRDRNDEDLVCDHFCHNYIGGFYCSCRYGFLLHSDNRTCKVECNEKVYTERSGEITSADFPEPYPKSSNCTYRIELEEGFQITLEFDETFDIEDHPEITCPYDFIKINAGDKDFGPFCGEQSPGKIQTRSNIVNILFHSDSTGENLGWKLTYTSTGSECSPLAAPLNGNLEPLQSNYIFKDHITLTCDPGYSLRQGDKEFEHYQIECQRDGKWSSDVPLCKKKESQRRHHSLTSILTNKMLS; this comes from the exons ATGGAGCTTACACG TGTCATTGTGATCTTGGCCCAGTGTGTATGGCCCTCGTGGACTCAAGTCATCCACCTCACAGACATGTATGGGACCATCAAGTCTCCAAACTTTCCTGAATCCTATCCGAAAGAGATAAATCAGCAGTGGAATATAACTGTAGCAGATGGATATAAAATCCGACTCTATTTTATGCATTTCAACATAGAGCCCTCATACTTATGTGAGTATGACTACTTGAAG GTATACTCAGACTCTGAAGAGCTGGCTGTGTTTTGTGGAAAAGAGAGTACAGACACAGAACAGGTTCCTGCTGATAATGTCATCATGTCCCCCAGAAACGTGCTCAGTGTGGCGTTCCGTTCAGACTTCTCTAATGAGGAACGATACTCTGGCTTTGAGGCTCACTTTAGTGCAGTTG ATGTAGATGAATGCAGAGACAGAAATGATGAAGATCTTGTCTGTGATCATTTCTGTCACAACTACATTGGAGGCTTCTACTGTTCTTGTCGTTATGGGTTCCTGCTTCATTCTGACAACAGAACTTGCAAag TTGAGTGTAATGAAAAGGTGTACACAGAGCGCTCTGGAGAGATCACCAGCGCTGATTTTCCTGAACCATACCCCAAGAGCTCTAACTGCACATATCGCATTGAGCTGGAGGAGGGTTTTCAAATCACTCTGGAGTTTGATGAGACCTTTGACATTGAAGACCACCCTGAAATCACCTGCCCCTATGACTTTATCAAA ATTAATGCAGGAGACAAGGATTTTGGCCCATTTTGTGGTGAGCAGTCACCAGGGAAGATCCAGACAAGAAGTAACATTGTCAACATCCTGTTTCACAGTGACAGCACTGGAGAGAATCTTGGCTGGAAACTCACTTACACCTCCACCG GTTCTGAATGCTCTCCTCTGGCGGCGCCCCTTAATGGGAACCTGGAGCCTCTGCAGTCTAACTACATCTTCAAAGATCACATTACGCTGACCTGTGACCCTGGATACTCACTGAGACAG GGTGATAAAGAATTTGAGCATTATCAGATTGAGTGTCAGAGGGATGGGAAGTGGAGCAGTGATGTCCCGCTGTGTAAAA AGAAGGAATCTCAAAGGAGACATCATTCCCTAACAAGCATTTTAACTAATAAGATGCTGAGTTAA